Proteins co-encoded in one Pogona vitticeps strain Pit_001003342236 chromosome 9, PviZW2.1, whole genome shotgun sequence genomic window:
- the TCEA3 gene encoding transcription elongation factor A protein 3 isoform X1, producing the protein MGQVKELVRMAEKLNKMVSRNKMEGALDLLKKLNSFKMTIQLLQSTRIGVAVNAIRKHCLEEEVVALAKILIKNWKKLLEASKMQKGRAEKESHAPGWKSSVSHQEKLCQSPDGEEKNRASESARSYDSTSSLSSSSCSSPKNSSVDSYAMFRSNSKSRQDAPKTPTSPISPVFPPSSPVSSDSVRSKCIEMISAALKMDDDYKEFGVNCEKIAAEIEDNIYQELKSTDIKYRNRVRSRISNLKDPKNPNLRRNVLCGAIAPSLIAKMTAEEMASDELKELRNAMTQEAIREHQMAKTGGTTTDLFQCGKCKKKNCTYNQVQTRSADEPMTTFVLCNECGNRWKFC; encoded by the exons ATGGGACAAGTGAAGGAACTGGTTCGAATGGCTGAGAAGCTAAATAAGATGGTATCCAGGAACAaaatg GAAGGAGCGCTGGATCTGCTGAAGAAACTTAACAGCTTCAAAATGACCATCCAGCTTCTTCAG AGCACAAGAATTGGCGTGGCTGTGAATGCAATCCGTAAGCACTGCTTAGAAGAGGAAGTGGTAGCTCTGGCGAAAATCCTCAtcaagaactggaagaaattgtTGG AAGCATCAAAGATGCAGAAGGGCAGAGCGGAGAAAGAGAGTCATGCCCCTGGTTGGAAGAGTTCGGTTTCCCATCAAGAAAAGCTCTGCCAGAGTCCTGATGGAGAGGAGAAAAATCG AGCCTCTGAAAGCGCAAGATCTTACGACTCTACTTcatccttgtcctcctcctcctgttcttctCCGAAAAACTCATCAGTGGATAG TTATGCCATGTTTAGATCCAACAGCAAGTCAAGACAAGATGCTCCCAAGACACCTACAAGTCCCATCTCTCCAGtgtttcccccttcttctcctgtgTCCTCTGACTCTGTCCGGAGCAAATGCATAGAGATGATTTCTGCAGCTCTGAAAATGGATg ATGATTATAAGGAGTTTGGAGTGAACTGTGAGAAGATTGCAGCTGAAATTGAAGATA ATATCTACCAGGAGCTGAAGAGTACAGACATAAAGTACCGCAACCGTGTCAGGAGTCGAATCAGCAACCTGAAGGATCCAAAGAATCCAAACCTGCGTCGCAATGTGCTGTGTGGAGCTATAGCGCCTAGCCTCATTGCCAAGATGACAGCAGAA GAAATGGCTAGTGATGAACTGAAAGAGCTGAGGAACGCTATGACCCAAGAAGCCATTCGAGAGCATCAAATGGCAAAGACTGGGGGAACTacaactgatcttttccagtgtGGCAAATGCAAGAAGAAGAATTGCACATATAATCAG
- the TCEA3 gene encoding transcription elongation factor A protein 3 isoform X3 has protein sequence MGQVKELVRMAEKLNKMVSRNKMEGALDLLKKLNSFKMTIQLLQSTRIGVAVNAIRKHCLEEEVVALAKILIKNWKKLLEASKMQKGRAEKESHAPGWKSSVSHQEKLCQSPDGEEKNRASESARSYDSTSSLSSSSCSSPKNSSVDSYAMFRSNSKSRQDAPKTPTSPISPVFPPSSPVSSDSVRSKCIEMISAALKMDDDYKEFGVNCEKIAAEIEDNIYQELKSTDIKYRNRVRSRISNLKDPKNPNLRRNVLCGAIAPSLIAKMTAEVRNG, from the exons ATGGGACAAGTGAAGGAACTGGTTCGAATGGCTGAGAAGCTAAATAAGATGGTATCCAGGAACAaaatg GAAGGAGCGCTGGATCTGCTGAAGAAACTTAACAGCTTCAAAATGACCATCCAGCTTCTTCAG AGCACAAGAATTGGCGTGGCTGTGAATGCAATCCGTAAGCACTGCTTAGAAGAGGAAGTGGTAGCTCTGGCGAAAATCCTCAtcaagaactggaagaaattgtTGG AAGCATCAAAGATGCAGAAGGGCAGAGCGGAGAAAGAGAGTCATGCCCCTGGTTGGAAGAGTTCGGTTTCCCATCAAGAAAAGCTCTGCCAGAGTCCTGATGGAGAGGAGAAAAATCG AGCCTCTGAAAGCGCAAGATCTTACGACTCTACTTcatccttgtcctcctcctcctgttcttctCCGAAAAACTCATCAGTGGATAG TTATGCCATGTTTAGATCCAACAGCAAGTCAAGACAAGATGCTCCCAAGACACCTACAAGTCCCATCTCTCCAGtgtttcccccttcttctcctgtgTCCTCTGACTCTGTCCGGAGCAAATGCATAGAGATGATTTCTGCAGCTCTGAAAATGGATg ATGATTATAAGGAGTTTGGAGTGAACTGTGAGAAGATTGCAGCTGAAATTGAAGATA ATATCTACCAGGAGCTGAAGAGTACAGACATAAAGTACCGCAACCGTGTCAGGAGTCGAATCAGCAACCTGAAGGATCCAAAGAATCCAAACCTGCGTCGCAATGTGCTGTGTGGAGCTATAGCGCCTAGCCTCATTGCCAAGATGACAGCAGAAGTCA GAAATGGCTAG
- the TCEA3 gene encoding transcription elongation factor A protein 3 isoform X2, with protein sequence MGQVKELVRMAEKLNKMVSRNKMEGALDLLKKLNSFKMTIQLLQSTRIGVAVNAIRKHCLEEEVVALAKILIKNWKKLLEASKMQKGRAEKESHAPGWKSSVSHQEKLCQSPDGEEKNRASESARSYDSTSSLSSSSCSSPKNSSVDRSNSKSRQDAPKTPTSPISPVFPPSSPVSSDSVRSKCIEMISAALKMDDDYKEFGVNCEKIAAEIEDNIYQELKSTDIKYRNRVRSRISNLKDPKNPNLRRNVLCGAIAPSLIAKMTAEEMASDELKELRNAMTQEAIREHQMAKTGGTTTDLFQCGKCKKKNCTYNQVQTRSADEPMTTFVLCNECGNRWKFC encoded by the exons ATGGGACAAGTGAAGGAACTGGTTCGAATGGCTGAGAAGCTAAATAAGATGGTATCCAGGAACAaaatg GAAGGAGCGCTGGATCTGCTGAAGAAACTTAACAGCTTCAAAATGACCATCCAGCTTCTTCAG AGCACAAGAATTGGCGTGGCTGTGAATGCAATCCGTAAGCACTGCTTAGAAGAGGAAGTGGTAGCTCTGGCGAAAATCCTCAtcaagaactggaagaaattgtTGG AAGCATCAAAGATGCAGAAGGGCAGAGCGGAGAAAGAGAGTCATGCCCCTGGTTGGAAGAGTTCGGTTTCCCATCAAGAAAAGCTCTGCCAGAGTCCTGATGGAGAGGAGAAAAATCG AGCCTCTGAAAGCGCAAGATCTTACGACTCTACTTcatccttgtcctcctcctcctgttcttctCCGAAAAACTCATCAGTGGATAG ATCCAACAGCAAGTCAAGACAAGATGCTCCCAAGACACCTACAAGTCCCATCTCTCCAGtgtttcccccttcttctcctgtgTCCTCTGACTCTGTCCGGAGCAAATGCATAGAGATGATTTCTGCAGCTCTGAAAATGGATg ATGATTATAAGGAGTTTGGAGTGAACTGTGAGAAGATTGCAGCTGAAATTGAAGATA ATATCTACCAGGAGCTGAAGAGTACAGACATAAAGTACCGCAACCGTGTCAGGAGTCGAATCAGCAACCTGAAGGATCCAAAGAATCCAAACCTGCGTCGCAATGTGCTGTGTGGAGCTATAGCGCCTAGCCTCATTGCCAAGATGACAGCAGAA GAAATGGCTAGTGATGAACTGAAAGAGCTGAGGAACGCTATGACCCAAGAAGCCATTCGAGAGCATCAAATGGCAAAGACTGGGGGAACTacaactgatcttttccagtgtGGCAAATGCAAGAAGAAGAATTGCACATATAATCAG